agaggcttctctcaattcacatagcctcaagctggcaaacccaagactggcaggtcggAGAGTGGGGCTcccgctctcaggctgtgaagatcaacgaattccaagatctgcagataaggtgatagctcaagtcccaggagccggaggtcagatgaacaggaggcagccccaggatccagagagagcaaaaaagccagaacgtctgcttatatttggatgcaggccacacccccaaggaaattcctcttcaactgattgactactcacagcggACTCAATCATGgtagtgatcacatataaacactgagaatcacggcccagccaagttgacacacaatcttaaccatcacagacatcAGCATTTTTTATTTCATGAACTACTTTTGCTCATTTACATTTTTTCGTTCGGATGTataagagctctttatatattaagCATCCTAatgttgtaatttttttctctttgtctttgaatTTTTTCATGGTATCTTTTACTctacagaaaattttaatttttacctGGTCAAATCTGGTTAAGTAAGTTATTTAGTTAGGCTCTAGACCTTAGGTTTCAGTCACTTGGCTGAGCCTTGAGTATTTTTTAAGTGTCCTCagcatataaacttacagatccAATTTTCCTCTCAAAGTGGGGTACTTCCAAAGCTGCAGTATAAAGTCCTATTAAACCTGAactgtgtgtgaccttgggaaagtcattTCCTTTCTCTGGATCTCTAATTTCCACCTGTCGAACAATGGGGATTAAATAATGCCTCTTTTACAAGGCTACTGGGAGAATCAGATGGGTAGATTCTTAAGCCGCAAAGGGATCTGTTTAAAGTGTGGAGTTCTCACTACTTCAGGGGCTCCCTTAGACCATGCTCCATGAGGACAAGCAGTGGGTCTGGCTCTCCACCAAATCCCAGCCCTAGATATGGCCCGGCACAAAATAGGCTCAGTGCCCTGATAGAAGAGATGAGAGAACTCACCCCAGAGGAGCCGACTTTGCCCCTAGGTCTGCAGCTGGGAAGAGCTAGAGTTACCTGAACCCAGCTGAGTAGGAAGGTGGGCTCAGGCTGGGCTCAGGTGGCTGAGGCTGCTGAACCCTGCTGTCCTGGCAGGGTTACCCACCGCTGACGAAAGTCCTAGCAGGTTTTTTTGGGAAGCTACTGGGCCAAGAGATGGAGCCGCTCAAGAATGTGCTGGTGACTGTGGGTGCTTACGGGGCCCTATTCACAGCCTTCCAGGCCCTGGTGGATGAAGGAGATGAGGTGAGTGGGCAAGGCTTGGGCTGGACTGGCATGAGGGGTCAAGGCAGGGCTGAGCCCAGCTAATCTGGCCCTTGTACTCAGGTCATCATCATTGAACCTTATTTTGACTGTTATGAGCCGATGACATTGATGGCAGGGGGTCGCCCTGTGTTTGTACCCCTGAAGCTGGTAAGGATGCTAAGTGGGCTGCAGGTGGGCAGAGGAGTCCAAAGGGTGAGCTGGGTTGGGTCCTggtaaggagagaaagaagaaattgGGTAGTTCCTCTGAGATGATGGGGGTGGGGTAGTCCAGAGCCCCAGAAGAGAGGGGGTGGGAACAGATGCTTGGGGGCGGAGGGCTGAATTCCTGAAGTTGAATGTCTGTCAGGAAGGTGAGTATTGTCCACCCCCTCCTACCTCCTTTTGCAGAGCCTCTCCCAGGACGGGGAACTAGATTCCAGCAGCAACTGGCAGCTGGACCCCACAGAGCTGGCCAGCAAGTTCACATCTCGCACCAAAGCTCTGGTCCTCAACACACCCAGCAATCCCCTGGGAAAGGTACCTGAGAGACTTCCTTCTCAGAACTCCTCCAAACTGAGTTCAAGTTTTGGCTCCGTTACTGATTTTCTGCAACCGTGTCCTTCctgcctctggacctcagtttcttaATCTGAGAAGTGGGAAGGCTGCAGGCAATGAGCTCTAAGGTCCTTCCTCAGGCTCATATCTTTCAGGATCTCTGCCCCCAGGTCCTGTCTGAGGACTGAGGTACCCAGAGGTCCCAGGGACAGGGGCAAGAATCCCCAGGGAAAGTACCAGGGCTAATGGACAGGGTGCCACCATCACTTCCCAGTGACCTTGGGACAGTGACTTTGCTTCTGAAgtattttctcacctgtaaaatgggaatgtgaCAGGACCAAATGCACAGGGCCAGTGTTGCAGGGATTCAGTGGGACGATGCAGGTAAAGCCCCAAGTACCAGGCTCAGCCATATCCTTTAACCTCTATGACTACATGCCCCTGAGGGTATAGGGGGTAGGGTCCCAGTTGAAGGCCTATGCCCTCTTGGGTCGTCACAGGTCTTCTCCAGGTCAGAACTGGAGCTGGTAGCCAGCCTGTGCCAGCAACATGACGTGGTGTGCATCAGTGACGAGGTCTACCAGTGGCTGGTCTTCGACGGGACCCAGCACATCAGCATCGGTGAGCCCTAGTCCCCCACTGCTCTGGGTGTTTGCTCTGGCCAGGCCTGCTCTGTCAGTGGCAGGGCGGTGAGCCCAATCTGGGAGCTGACACAGGCCTGGTGATTAGGACTGACGGGTCTGGAGCCACACAAGTTGCATGACCTTGGGCAGAGACTTCACCTTTCTTAAAAGAGGATTGCAAAAGCACCTGGCTCCCTGGGTGGTCATGAGGAGGAGATAGAATAAGTCCTGTAAATAGTTTAGCACTTGGCAGATTCCTGAGTGTTGAGAGCCTGTGAGTGCCCCCTGGGACCCAGGCCATACACCTCCCCTGCCCCGTCCCTACCTGCATTTCAGCAGCTGTTCTCTTTGTCCTTGAGCAGCCACCCTCCCTGGCATGTGGGAACGCACCCTGACCATTGGCAGTGCTGGCAAGACCTTTAGCGCCACTGGCTGGAAGGTGAGTGGATGAGGTTGCTCCAGTGATTCTTGGCAGGAAAAGTGGGCCTGAGAATTAAGAAAGGGTTTGGCCAGGCCTTGGAGGGCCTCACCCCCTACCTGTCTGTATTCgtgatccaggtgggctgggtCCTGGGCCCAGATCATCTCATGAAGCACCTGCAGACTGTTCACCAGAACTCTGTCTTTCATTGTCCCACACAAGCCCAGGTGAGGGGCAGGGGGCCCcacagtgggggggggggcaacAAAAGAACCCAGGCTGGCCACAGGATCAGGTCACAACCTCCATATCTGTTTCTCCACCCGCCCACCCCAGGCTGCAGTAGCCTGGAGCTTCGAGCGGGAGGAGCAGTGCTTTGGCCAGCCCAGCAGCTACTTTGTGCAGCTCCCACAGGCTGCACAGCACAAACGGGACCACATGATACGCAGCCTGCAGTCAGTGGGCCTGAGGCCCATCATCCCCCAGGGCAGCTACTACCTTATCACAGACATCTCAGACATCAGTGAGTGGGATTGACCAGACTGGGCAGGGTATGGGGGGAGGGTACTGAGGGACTGGAGGCTGCCCAGTGTTCAGCATGGCCTCTGTTCCCCAGAGAGCAAGATGCCCAACTTGCCTGGTGCCACAGATGAGGCCTATGACAGACGTTTCGTCAAGTGGATGATCAAGAACAAGGTGGGTTGGCCTCTGTCAGGGCCACTGTGTGTGGTTTTACAAGTTGCATACTGCTCGAGAGTACTAGCCAAGGAGCTAATGGGTCAAACTCCAGCCAGGCCTCTATCATGAGCTCTGGTGCAGGGTTATATCCACTTCAAGGAATGGGGAACTAGTTTCCAACTTGCACAAAGATGCTGTGTGGGCTGACAGGAGCTCCTGCCCTACTCTGGGCCTCGGTCTCCCAGTGTGTACGGTAAAGAGTCGGTCGGTGATCTCAAAGGTCTCTCCAGCTCTGAACTATGATTCTAAGACTTATTTCCGCTCAGGATTTCTATGTATCATCTTCCCTTCTCTTAGCCTTCATCTGCCCTCTTATAAGGAGGGACTTGGAATCATGTCCTGGaattcttttcctctgaccccagGGGTGAGAGATGCTGCATTCGGGGTAactttccttcccctgccccatcGTAGGAACCCCTCTATGCCCCTCTTGCTCCAGACCCTGGCCTATGGGCCATGGAGCCGTGTTGAGACATGGGCTTCCTCCTCCCCAGGGCTTGTCAGCCATCCCAGTCTCCATCTTCTACAGTGAGCCACATCAGAAGCACTTTGACCACTATATCCGCTTCTGCTTTGTAAAGGTAAAGGGCAGGGCTTGGGGAGGGAAGGTCTCCTCAAGCTCCCCTGGGAAGAGGGGTAGCACTGACTTGTGTTGGTGCAGGATGAAGCCACGCTTCAGGCCATGGACGAGAAGCTGCAGAAATGGAAGGCTGAGCTCACTCCCTGAAGTTGCTTCATTGGCCCTGTCCCATCCTGTTCCTGCCTGCTGTGCAGGGATCTGTGTTTGTTCAGGTTTCAGCCATTCCCAGGTTGTGGGTAGATGGTACTGGGGGAACCCCTTCTATGTGACCCAGAATGTCCCCAGAGAAGAGCCCCACTTCTAGGCCTTGGGGAGCCAAGAGTCCCCTCCTGATAGTGCCTACACTCCTGTCTTCAAGTGACCTGGGCTTCACCCTGCCCCTCCCTAGGTCGGGTAGTAAGTAGGGCCTTGGGTCCCCTCTGGCCTTCCCTGACTTGGCTGGGATTCAGAGGGCAGAGTCCAGCAATATATTAGGCCTCAAATCCCAGCCCTGCACTGTTCTCAGAGAAGGTTCAGGCATCCCCCTGCCTCTCCTCATCTAACCTTGACTTGAGAAGTTGCCTGTAGACTTGAATTCTCCAGCCAGTAGTTTGCTTGAAATAAAGTTTTAGGTTATTCAAACTCTTGTTGGCCGTTTCTGTGTGCTTCACACTCTGGTGCTGATCAGGACTTGGTCAAAATGGAAGAAACCTTCGTGAGCGTCAGGTCCCACCCCCTCTTTGTacaaatgttttttatttttgtggagtaaaactgagacccagagatggGCAGGAAGTTGAgacttgcccgaggtcacacTGTTAGTTAATGGTAAAGGCAGGACTagaaccagggctcctgactgcATTCCTCATCTTCTGTCAATCAGATAGAGTCAAGAACAAGCAATTTCAAATAGTTACTGGTGCTGGGCGCAGtggtatagtgtgtgtgtgtgtgtgtgtgtgtgtgtgtgtgtgtgtgtgtaggagatGGGGGCCTAGCTCAAATGTCTGACAGAGAAGATACTGACAGTCCCACAAGGCTCGGAGAACAGCCTTAGTGAGAGCCAGGAGGGCCAGGGACTTACATAATTAGAGATGTTGCCTGATtggggtccgtgccctggagcagtcgagccaataaaatgtactccaagtcagaaagagagaaagcttatttaggaggtgacaccaatgGGGAGTCTGGCAGCAACGCAAGATGTGTTTATGGAGTCCCAGGAGGCAGTTTTACATTAGAACTTCTATATTGCTGTTCCAAGATTTAGAAGTGCCTTTTGGCGTGTAGCCTGCAGATGGCATGGCTGgatgagttattcattacaagataattacaagagaccctttatcagactaaagagatacatgctcGATAgctccttatcaggctaaagatatacatgccAGACATCTGGGCATTAATCTTCATGTAGGGGGTCGTAAGTCACAGGTggcccaacagaacaaaacaaagtcattaacaaaagtatgtggaaaggagaaggcaggcagaaaaaaacttacaggttcatcatggcattagttatgtcaagctctcaattgcccattttgaaaaggagaaaatgtgTTGTGGAGTATTAGGGCCAcaaagaaaagggaaaggaagtagctaacatttattgtgcaaGTCCTCCATGCCAGGCACTTAGATACCCATCATCTCATTGACTGCTCACAACAACAATCCTATGTGACAGGAgttattatctctgttttataagtgaagaaaccaCTTTGGAGGTAAGGTGACTTATCCAAGGCCATCCAGCTAGCAAAAGGTAAAAGCAggtctgttctacctcctagttccttcAGTActccctggggtcttaaaagtttgctatCCAGGGCACAACAATTAGTcactattcacctggagcaacagaggaagaagaagagcccAGAAttggaggatatggaatgtgcagctaattgcctccatggacaactgcctcttttaccatgagaccagaagaattggatggtgccctgctactgttactgaacattttgatcaaagattcagtagaagaatcctgatcaaaaggggaaaaatgtagaatagaatttcaaattttcatggattccagactttctggagccatgggggctggatgaacccctgaaactattgccctgaaataatctttaagacttaaataaaaaatatcccctggTGGGGGAGGGAATCCCCTGAGGTCCTATTAAAACCAAAtagtagtaaaaaatgtctgccttgagagttacactcttttaagaattatatggaatcaaattgacaacagcaacttgaaagattagataggaaccttgagggcagtaaatttatgttaatggaggaggaacaactcagaaaaggacggtCAGAAAGGTTGCAcagttcaaagaatgtaatcaatgtcactgaattgtacatgcagaaatggttgaattggtatatgttttactgtatattctcaacagcagcaaaataaaatctaaaaaaaaaaggtggaggcagatttttttttcttagaatggtatatattttttaatatttagttgttgttgaaaatatacacagcaaaaatacaccaattcaacaatttccacatgtataattcagtgacattaattatattcttcaagatacacaaccattctcaccctccctttccaaattgttcctcctttGTTGCCATAAACATACCACCCCCTAAATTTCCCGTTCAatctgttgtcaatttaatcccgTATGTTGCTGGtgttacgtgccatcaagttggttcaggCTTGTAGtgacaacagaacgaagcactgtccagtcctgtgccatcttcacaatctttgctacatttgagcccattgttgcagtcactgtgtcaatccatctcattaagggtcttcctctttttctctgaccttaccaagcacgacattcttctccaagcactggtccctactgataacatgtcccaagtacgtgagacaaagtcttactgtcttcacttccaaggagcactctagctatacttcttccaagacagatttgttcgttcttctggcagtccatggtatattcaatattctttgccaacaccttaattcaatggcctcaactcttctttggtcttccttattcattgtccagcttttgcatgtatatgaggcaattgaaaatgtcatggcttgggtcaggcgcaccttagtcttcaaagtgccatctttgcttttcaatactttaaagaggtcttttgcagcagatttgcccaatgcaatacatcctttgctttttgactgctgctgctttgatttttgactgctgcttccatgggtgttaattgtggatccaagtaaaatgaaatccttgacaacttcaattttttctccatttgtgatgatgttgcttattggtccagttgtgaggatttttattttctttatgttgaggtgtaatctatactgaaggctctgtagtctttgatcttcatcagtaagtgcgtcaagtcatcttcactttcagcaaccaggtttgtgtcatcttcatattgtaggttgttaatgagtcttccaccagtcctgatcccacattctttttcatatagtccagcttcttggattatttgcttagcaaatggattgaataactatggtgaaaggatacaaccctgacgcacacctttcttgactttaaaccacacagtatccccttgccctgtttaaacgactacctcttggtctatgtacaggttccacaggagcacaattaagcattctggaatttccattcttgaaAATGTTactgataatttgttatgattcacacagttgaatgcctttatatagtcaataaaacacaggtccacatctctctggtattctctgctttcaatcaggatccacttgacatcagcaataatatccctcattccacatcctcttctgaatcgggcttgaatttctggcagttctggcagtcgatgtactgctgaaaccattttttgagtgatcttcagcaaaattttacttgcatgtgatattaatgatattgctcaataatttccacattctgttggatcacctttctttggaatgggcacaaatacggatctcttccagtcggttggccaggtcttccaaatttctgtctTTCAAATCTCTtgatatagatgagtgagcgcctcccgcgctgcatccgtttgttgaaacatatcagttagtactctgccaattcctggagcctcctttttcactagtgccttcagtgcagcttagactgctaccttcagtaccattggttcttgatcatatgttatctcctaaaaaaataactgaacatcgaacaattctttttggtacagtgactctgtgtattccttccatcttcttttgatgcttcctgggtcgttcagtattttgcacatagaatccttcaatattgcaactcgatacttgaattttctcttcagttctttcaacttgacaaatgccaagcgtgttcttcccttttagttttctaactccaggtctttgcacatttcattataatgctttactttgtcttctcaagctgccctttgaaatcttctgttcagctcttttacttcatttcgtTCATTCGCTGTAGCTGCTgtatgttcaacagcaagtttcagagtctcttctgacctcccttttggtcttttctttctttttaatgacattatgttttcttcatgtatgatgtctttaagtcatcccacaactcagctggtcttcagtcattagtgttcaatgcatcaaatctattcttgagatggtctccaaatgcaggtgagatatactcaaggttgtatttttgttctcgtggacttgttttaatttttgtcagcttcaacttaaacttgcatatgagcaattgatggtctcttcctcactcggcctctggccttgttctgacagatgatattgagtttttccatggtctcttcccacagatgtagtcaatttgattcctgtgttttccatctggttacgtccacatgtatagtccctgtttatattgttggaaaaaggtatttgcagtgagtaagtcgttggtcttgccaaattctatcatgcactCTCTGCTGTCATTTCTactgccaaggccatattttccaactgcagatccttcatttccaactttcacattccaatcaccaatattaatcaatgcatcctgattgcatgtttgatcaaacttcagatgttggtaaaaatcaacTCATTCAAAccccctgaaggaccaaattactggactgGGGGCTTGGACCATAgtctgggggacatctagctcaattggcataacatagtttataaagaaaatgttctacatcctactgcggtaagtagcatctgaggtcttaaaagattgtgagcagccatctaacatactccacttgtcccatcccatc
This DNA window, taken from Loxodonta africana isolate mLoxAfr1 chromosome 9, mLoxAfr1.hap2, whole genome shotgun sequence, encodes the following:
- the KYAT1 gene encoding kynurenine--oxoglutarate transaminase 1 gives rise to the protein MAKRLQARRLDGLDKNPWVEFVKLTNENETVNLGQGFPDFAPPNFATEAFQHAVSGNFMLNQYTTAFGYPPLTKVLAGFFGKLLGQEMEPLKNVLVTVGAYGALFTAFQALVDEGDEVIIIEPYFDCYEPMTLMAGGRPVFVPLKLSLSQDGELDSSSNWQLDPTELASKFTSRTKALVLNTPSNPLGKVFSRSELELVASLCQQHDVVCISDEVYQWLVFDGTQHISIATLPGMWERTLTIGSAGKTFSATGWKVGWVLGPDHLMKHLQTVHQNSVFHCPTQAQAAVAWSFEREEQCFGQPSSYFVQLPQAAQHKRDHMIRSLQSVGLRPIIPQGSYYLITDISDIKSKMPNLPGATDEAYDRRFVKWMIKNKGLSAIPVSIFYSEPHQKHFDHYIRFCFVKDEATLQAMDEKLQKWKAELTP